In one window of Duganella dendranthematis DNA:
- a CDS encoding hydrolase, with protein MPTAIAKPGQTLLSPTNHALILIDHQSQMSFATKSIDPVQLRNNVALVSKAAKEFKVPTILTTVAEKSFSGPIFNEIKDVFPDEVAIDRTTMNTWEDPRIAERVNAIGKDKIVLAGLWTSVCIVGPALSALDQGFEVYVITDASGDVSDEAHERAVARMIQAGARPMTSLQYLLELQRDWARGETYNETVATSIAHGGGYGLGLIYAKTMFNAAEGH; from the coding sequence ATGCCAACCGCCATCGCCAAACCAGGTCAAACTCTGCTGAGCCCAACTAACCACGCCCTGATCCTGATCGATCACCAGTCGCAGATGTCGTTTGCCACCAAGTCGATTGACCCGGTCCAGCTGCGCAACAACGTGGCGCTGGTGTCGAAAGCGGCCAAGGAATTCAAGGTGCCGACCATCCTGACCACGGTGGCGGAAAAATCGTTCTCCGGCCCGATCTTCAACGAAATCAAGGACGTGTTCCCGGACGAAGTGGCGATTGACCGCACCACCATGAATACCTGGGAAGACCCGCGCATCGCCGAGCGCGTGAACGCCATCGGCAAGGACAAAATCGTGCTGGCCGGTCTGTGGACTTCGGTCTGCATCGTCGGCCCAGCGCTGTCGGCACTCGACCAAGGCTTTGAAGTCTACGTCATCACCGACGCCAGCGGTGACGTCTCCGACGAAGCGCATGAACGCGCCGTGGCCCGCATGATCCAGGCCGGCGCCCGTCCGATGACCTCGCTGCAATACCTGCTGGAACTGCAACGCGACTGGGCCCGTGGCGAGACCTACAACGAAACCGTAGCGACCTCGATCGCCCACGGCGGCGGCTACGGCCTGGGCCTGATCTACGCCAAAACCATGTTCAACGCGGCTGAAGGTCACTAA
- a CDS encoding diguanylate cyclase domain-containing protein: MRPLFSFFLSFKFKISALIIALLLFAGIGAGGISLLIAESELRQILARQELSLLTGAAAFIDNDLQNKRQLLKALGEEINDRGLPLAELQTMLEAHETLRDTFFNVNAFDLSGNLVASLRDRNARRINIAERKYFQDTLRLQEGVISPPIKSALSGQPVVVITQPLRDADGKLIGIVLGAIDLLRPSFSAQLDALRSGADGYLFIVAGDGVTVHHPDKARILEKADDAPGTLLDAALRTPEGWEDGLLDDGVPVLLVHRHLREVDWTIALSYPLRSAFASMQSVRLRALLGAAVLTACAGLFGWAITKKLLRPLTKLHEHVENISAGRADIVVFDVARRDEFGDLSRAFYGLSQRREQAEQELHHLATTDVLTGLNNRRMFDAFLPQALARAARSGQPVALAILDVDHFKDINDTLGHAAGDQVLVEFARRLSAAVRASDTVARLAGDEFVIVFEQLSCPAEMDVLGKRILEAMHAPFALGSVQRVVQASIGIAVTHSAGVDVEELMRAADQALYGVKTAGRNSFAINAVGAERVALVSGRG, from the coding sequence ATGCGGCCGCTTTTCAGCTTCTTCCTCAGCTTTAAGTTCAAGATCAGCGCGCTGATCATTGCGCTGCTGCTGTTCGCCGGCATCGGCGCCGGCGGCATTTCGCTGTTGATTGCCGAATCCGAACTGCGCCAGATCCTCGCCCGCCAGGAACTGTCGCTGCTGACCGGCGCCGCAGCCTTCATCGACAACGACCTGCAAAACAAGCGCCAGTTGCTGAAAGCGCTGGGCGAGGAGATCAACGACCGCGGCCTGCCGCTGGCCGAGCTGCAGACCATGCTGGAGGCGCACGAAACGCTGCGCGACACTTTTTTCAACGTCAACGCTTTCGACCTGTCGGGCAACCTGGTCGCCAGCCTGCGCGACCGCAACGCCAGGCGCATCAATATCGCCGAACGCAAATATTTCCAGGACACGCTGCGCCTGCAGGAAGGCGTGATCTCGCCGCCGATCAAAAGCGCACTGTCTGGCCAGCCGGTGGTGGTGATTACCCAACCGTTGCGCGATGCCGATGGCAAGCTGATCGGCATCGTGCTAGGCGCCATCGACCTGCTACGGCCATCGTTCTCGGCCCAGCTGGATGCGCTGCGCTCGGGCGCCGATGGCTACCTGTTCATCGTCGCCGGCGACGGCGTCACCGTGCACCATCCGGACAAGGCGCGCATCCTGGAAAAGGCCGACGACGCCCCCGGCACCCTGCTGGACGCCGCGCTGCGCACGCCGGAAGGCTGGGAAGACGGCCTGCTCGACGACGGCGTGCCGGTGCTGCTGGTGCACAGGCACCTGCGCGAAGTGGACTGGACCATCGCCCTCTCCTACCCGCTGCGCAGCGCGTTTGCCTCGATGCAAAGCGTGCGGCTGCGGGCGCTGCTGGGTGCGGCCGTCCTGACCGCTTGCGCCGGCCTGTTCGGCTGGGCCATCACCAAGAAGCTGCTGCGTCCGTTGACCAAGCTGCATGAACATGTGGAAAACATCAGTGCCGGCCGCGCCGATATCGTCGTGTTCGATGTCGCGCGGCGCGACGAGTTCGGCGACCTGAGCCGCGCCTTCTATGGTCTGTCGCAGCGCCGCGAGCAGGCGGAGCAGGAACTGCACCACCTGGCCACCACCGACGTCCTGACCGGCCTCAACAACCGCCGCATGTTCGACGCCTTTCTGCCGCAAGCCCTGGCGCGCGCGGCCCGCTCCGGCCAGCCGGTGGCCTTGGCCATCCTGGACGTCGACCACTTCAAGGACATCAACGACACGCTGGGCCACGCCGCCGGCGATCAGGTGTTGGTGGAATTTGCACGCCGGCTGTCGGCGGCCGTGCGCGCCAGCGACACCGTGGCGCGGCTGGCCGGCGATGAATTCGTCATCGTGTTCGAGCAGCTGTCGTGCCCCGCCGAGATGGACGTGCTGGGCAAGCGCATCCTGGAAGCCATGCACGCGCCGTTTGCGCTGGGCAGCGTGCAGCGCGTGGTACAGGCCAGCATCGGCATCGCCGTCACCCACAGCGCCGGCGTCGATGTGGAGGAACTGATGCGCGCCGCCGACCAGGCCTTGTACGGCGTCAAGACCGCCGGCCGCAACAGCTTCGCCATCAATGCCGTCGGCGCCGAACGCGTGGCGCTGGTAAGCGGCCGTGGTTAG
- a CDS encoding glycoside hydrolase family 53 protein, producing MKNILIAFMMAAAITAHAEPFVKGADVGWLPQMEATGYKFYNRQGKQEDLLQILKEDGINTIRLRTWVNPSSDRASGHNSKDETVAMAVRAQKMGMRVMINFHYSDSWADPQQQRKPAAWIGHDFPQLLKDVYGYTHEVMSALKQAGVTPEWVQVGNETPTGMIYPEGHTDNWPQLAQLINQGYDAIKAVSPTSKVVLHLDRGNDSQRFRTWFDNARANGAKYDVIGMSYYPYWLDGRPDYTASINDLAANMNDMAARYGKEVMVVEVGGEDTQPQNTYDMLVAVQRKVKAVPDHKGLGVIYWEPQGARSWSHYELSAWGADGRPTKAMEAFRAD from the coding sequence ATGAAAAACATCCTGATCGCATTCATGATGGCTGCTGCCATCACCGCCCACGCCGAACCATTCGTCAAAGGCGCCGATGTCGGCTGGCTGCCGCAGATGGAAGCCACCGGCTACAAATTCTACAACCGCCAGGGCAAGCAGGAAGACCTGTTGCAGATACTCAAGGAGGACGGCATCAACACCATCCGCCTGCGGACCTGGGTCAACCCGTCCAGCGACCGCGCCAGCGGCCACAACAGCAAGGACGAAACCGTCGCCATGGCGGTGCGCGCGCAGAAGATGGGCATGCGCGTGATGATCAATTTCCACTACAGCGACAGCTGGGCCGATCCGCAGCAGCAGCGCAAGCCGGCCGCGTGGATCGGTCACGATTTCCCGCAACTGCTGAAGGATGTCTATGGTTACACGCATGAGGTGATGAGCGCGCTGAAGCAGGCCGGTGTCACGCCCGAGTGGGTACAGGTGGGCAATGAAACGCCGACCGGCATGATCTATCCGGAAGGTCACACCGACAACTGGCCGCAACTGGCGCAGCTGATCAACCAGGGCTATGACGCCATCAAGGCCGTCAGCCCCACGTCCAAGGTGGTGCTGCATCTGGATCGCGGCAACGACAGCCAGCGCTTCCGCACTTGGTTCGACAACGCCAGGGCCAACGGCGCCAAGTATGACGTGATCGGCATGTCTTATTACCCGTACTGGCTGGACGGCCGGCCCGACTACACCGCCTCGATCAACGACCTGGCCGCCAACATGAACGACATGGCGGCGCGCTACGGCAAGGAAGTGATGGTGGTGGAAGTCGGCGGCGAAGACACGCAGCCGCAAAATACCTACGACATGCTGGTGGCCGTGCAGCGCAAGGTGAAAGCGGTGCCTGACCACAAGGGCCTGGGCGTGATCTACTGGGAACCGCAAGGCGCGCGCAGCTGGAGCCACTACGAGCTGAGCGCATGGGGCGCCGACGGCCGACCAACCAAGGCGATGGAAGCCTTCCGCGCCGACTAA
- a CDS encoding ion transporter: MTTQDSATVLTSDPHQRLGKPAGGWRAALYAIIFESDTPKGRAFDLALIGAILLSVLVVVLTSVKPIADKYGDWLHAGEWFFTALFTIEYAARCLCVQRPVLYARSFFGVIDLMSILPAYISLFVPAAHVVSGVRILRLLRIFRILKLTLYIQEYSMLGDALLASRRKIFVFLSVVFLVVFLLGSVMYVVEGPENGYTSIPTAVYWAISTMTTVGFGDLVPKTDIGRTIASFMMLLGWGILAVPTGIISSEITHQRGQRLLSMRVCPNCHSTGHEPEARYCKDCGTALPS; encoded by the coding sequence ATGACCACCCAAGACTCCGCCACCGTCCTCACCTCCGATCCCCACCAGCGCCTCGGCAAGCCGGCCGGCGGCTGGCGTGCCGCGCTGTACGCCATCATCTTCGAATCCGACACGCCGAAAGGCCGCGCTTTCGACCTGGCGCTGATCGGCGCCATCCTGCTCAGTGTGCTGGTGGTGGTGCTCACCAGCGTCAAGCCGATCGCCGACAAATATGGCGACTGGCTGCATGCCGGCGAATGGTTCTTCACCGCGCTGTTCACCATCGAATATGCCGCGCGCTGCCTGTGCGTGCAGCGGCCGGTGCTGTACGCGCGCAGCTTTTTCGGCGTGATCGACCTGATGTCCATCCTGCCCGCCTACATCTCGCTGTTTGTGCCGGCCGCGCACGTCGTGTCGGGCGTGCGCATTCTGCGGCTGCTGCGCATTTTCCGCATCCTCAAGCTGACCTTGTACATCCAGGAATACAGCATGCTGGGCGACGCGCTGCTAGCCAGCCGCCGCAAGATCTTCGTGTTTTTGTCGGTGGTATTTCTGGTCGTGTTCTTGCTGGGGAGCGTGATGTACGTGGTCGAAGGTCCGGAAAACGGCTACACCAGCATCCCCACCGCCGTCTACTGGGCCATCTCGACCATGACCACGGTCGGCTTTGGCGACCTGGTGCCCAAGACCGACATCGGCCGCACCATCGCCTCATTCATGATGCTGCTGGGCTGGGGCATCCTGGCCGTGCCGACCGGTATCATCAGCTCCGAGATCACCCACCAGCGCGGCCAGCGGCTGCTCTCGATGCGCGTCTGCCCCAACTGCCACAGCACCGGCCATGAGCCGGAAGCACGCTACTGCAAAGATTGCGGCACGGCGCTGCCCTCCTGA
- a CDS encoding zinc-binding dehydrogenase: protein MKAICVTVNRELEVRDLPAPQQPAAGHVLVAMEASAINHGDKAFLKMPAAAGPQIPASRHDVWGASGAGRVVALGDGVPAEYAGKQVAIYRSLTRSPDSVGLWCETAVIPYTSCLILPEQVNARDYCGSLVNVITAYAFLEEVAEAGHQGVIVTAGNSATGHAMAALARARQMPAIFLVRSEAAAETLRALGVEHVIVTSEGYAGQLALLAAALRATAVFDGVGGELMGQIAPALPANSTIYCYGFLGGAAPAAIHTTLLMMKNLTIRRFSNFESATVKQPARLVAALKALEPLIADPMFATWQGQQFSYQQIDAAMAYASPDGRKAILTAQEGSAVPQSLQ from the coding sequence ATGAAAGCGATTTGTGTCACCGTCAACCGCGAGCTTGAAGTGCGCGACCTTCCGGCCCCGCAGCAACCGGCGGCCGGCCATGTGCTGGTGGCGATGGAAGCCTCTGCCATCAACCATGGCGACAAGGCCTTCCTGAAAATGCCAGCAGCGGCCGGCCCGCAGATTCCGGCGTCGCGCCACGACGTGTGGGGTGCGTCTGGCGCGGGCAGGGTGGTCGCACTGGGCGACGGCGTGCCAGCCGAATACGCCGGCAAGCAGGTGGCGATCTACCGCTCGCTGACGCGCAGCCCTGATAGCGTCGGCTTGTGGTGCGAGACAGCAGTTATTCCTTACACCAGTTGCCTGATCTTGCCGGAGCAGGTGAACGCCAGGGACTACTGCGGCTCGCTGGTCAACGTCATCACCGCCTACGCATTTCTTGAGGAAGTCGCCGAAGCCGGACATCAGGGCGTGATCGTCACGGCAGGCAATTCGGCTACCGGCCATGCCATGGCGGCGCTGGCGCGTGCCCGGCAAATGCCGGCAATTTTTCTGGTGCGCAGCGAGGCCGCTGCCGAAACACTGCGCGCGCTGGGCGTCGAGCACGTCATCGTCACCAGCGAAGGTTATGCCGGGCAACTGGCCTTGCTGGCTGCGGCGCTGCGGGCGACGGCGGTGTTCGACGGCGTCGGCGGCGAGTTGATGGGCCAGATCGCACCGGCCCTGCCGGCGAATAGCACCATCTATTGCTACGGCTTCCTGGGCGGCGCGGCGCCTGCCGCCATCCACACCACGCTGTTGATGATGAAGAATCTTACGATCCGCCGTTTCAGCAATTTTGAAAGCGCCACCGTCAAGCAGCCGGCGCGGCTGGTGGCGGCGCTGAAGGCACTGGAGCCGCTGATTGCCGATCCGATGTTCGCCACCTGGCAGGGACAGCAATTCAGCTACCAGCAGATCGACGCGGCCATGGCCTATGCCTCGCCCGACGGCCGCAAAGCGATCCTGACGGCTCAGGAGGGCAGCGCCGTGCCGCAATCTTTGCAGTAG
- a CDS encoding LysR family transcriptional regulator, with product MDRLDAMRLFVRLVECGSFSAVGREEGIGQPAVSKQIAALERHLGAQLVLRNSRNVVITDAGQAFYESAKQLIDDFDAVESSVGDRQQSPHGLVRVSTAPGHGRLCVTPLLAEFFRRYPQVSVEISVSERPVDLVAEGIDIAIRHGRLLDSSLTAQQWSETDFVLAASPAYLAAHGTPSNLSDLDHHTCIVFARGRERYPWRFHRGQQAVSYMPRGSLLTGDAEHVRAAVLCGLGVAQAPRWLLEDEIRSGQVSVLLPALQPERLPLNIVYAAGRRVPMRVRVLIDYLLAQ from the coding sequence ATGGATCGTCTGGATGCCATGCGCCTGTTTGTGCGGCTGGTGGAATGCGGCAGTTTTTCCGCCGTCGGCCGCGAGGAAGGCATTGGGCAGCCGGCGGTCAGCAAGCAGATCGCCGCACTGGAGCGGCATCTGGGCGCGCAGCTGGTGCTGCGCAATTCGCGCAATGTCGTCATCACCGATGCCGGCCAGGCCTTCTATGAATCGGCCAAGCAGCTGATCGATGACTTTGACGCGGTGGAATCGTCCGTGGGAGACCGCCAGCAATCGCCTCACGGCCTGGTCAGGGTCAGTACCGCACCCGGCCACGGGCGGCTGTGCGTGACGCCGTTGCTGGCCGAATTCTTCCGCCGCTATCCGCAGGTGTCGGTGGAAATATCGGTATCCGAACGGCCGGTCGATCTGGTGGCGGAAGGGATCGACATCGCCATCCGCCATGGCCGCCTGCTGGACTCCTCACTCACTGCGCAACAATGGTCGGAGACGGATTTTGTGCTGGCCGCCAGCCCGGCGTATCTGGCGGCGCATGGCACGCCGTCGAATCTGTCCGACCTCGATCATCACACCTGCATCGTCTTCGCGCGCGGGCGCGAGCGTTACCCATGGCGCTTCCACAGGGGCCAGCAGGCCGTGTCCTACATGCCGCGCGGCTCGCTCTTGACCGGCGATGCCGAACACGTGCGCGCCGCCGTGCTGTGCGGCCTGGGCGTGGCGCAGGCGCCGCGCTGGCTACTGGAAGACGAGATCCGCAGCGGCCAGGTCAGCGTGCTGCTGCCGGCCTTACAGCCGGAGCGGCTGCCGCTCAACATCGTCTACGCAGCCGGGCGCCGCGTGCCGATGCGGGTGCGCGTGCTGATCGACTATCTGCTGGCCCAATGA
- a CDS encoding TonB-dependent receptor: MTKETVISRSLRLMFSGTVAFGAIAGAHAQTAPEAPIARVEITGSSIKRAQVEGALPVQTVSREDIAKTGATSTEALLASITANTAVGGTVSAQGAGASTYGLAAASLRGLGSNKTLVLVNGRRLANFATDGTSVDINSIPLAAVDHVEILKDGASGVYGSDAIGGVINFILRNNYNGVEVTGYGSGTKDGGGRNTKASILAGFGDYDEDRYNFTVSADVGKEQAIYGSQRGYARESWNNNGLRDASATPSGNLSTFNPTTTPNANGVIPNSLASLGSGLGNPLNGGDCTTNGSQFDANTGSCRFNSAGAVPLFPDVTRANVSANFRFKLNEQNEFFIEGFHSEQKTTTNEQSSPYSASFLSTDNAFATANVYPAIILSPSSPYYPASYLAANYPTVNGQPVTVSYRAFDGGGRSHDDHAKMSHLVMGFRGTVKGYDYDVAYTHNSSNVSEDTISGYQSQLALVKLLSNNNAFNPFAATQSPALAQQIYATNYVGNMINSTLSNDSLNARISGDLYQLPAGMAKFAVGASMTDEKLDLNPSAAYQSGDISGYGGQTLPLSASRNSSAIFAELNAPILKNLEADLAVRTDRYPNATATNPKVSFRYQPLQQVLVRASYGRGFREAALPELNNPQTLGTSASFTDPKTNTFGQFNVLAGGNPNLKPEKSEQTSVGFVIDPVPGASIAIDYWKINVNNLVTSLTPEFIVDHEDVPAYGALVQRDSAGNITQITSTNLNAGGLKTAGIDLDARWTIAKTANYGTFATRLNGTYVTKYDMTLPDGTVQQSVARTVDETGSPLNAVGNGGIILRWKHQLAFDWKYQNWGVNLTQNFQSGYHDATRADEDLEKSVTPVRVGAFSTWDSQVSYTGVKNLTVRVGVKNLFNRQPPEIIGLGNYFQAGYDPTYYDAHGATGYVSASYKF, encoded by the coding sequence ATGACCAAAGAAACTGTTATCTCGCGCTCGCTGCGCCTGATGTTCTCCGGCACCGTGGCCTTTGGCGCGATCGCCGGCGCCCATGCCCAAACCGCGCCGGAAGCGCCGATCGCCCGCGTGGAAATCACCGGTTCGTCCATCAAACGCGCGCAAGTTGAAGGCGCGCTGCCGGTGCAGACCGTCTCCCGTGAAGACATCGCCAAGACCGGCGCCACCAGCACCGAAGCACTGCTGGCCAGCATCACCGCCAATACCGCCGTCGGCGGCACCGTGAGCGCCCAGGGCGCCGGCGCCTCGACCTACGGTCTGGCTGCCGCCTCGCTGCGCGGCCTCGGCTCGAACAAAACCCTGGTGCTGGTCAACGGCCGCCGCCTGGCCAACTTCGCCACCGACGGTACCTCGGTCGACATCAATTCGATCCCGCTGGCCGCGGTGGACCACGTGGAAATCCTGAAGGACGGCGCCTCCGGAGTGTACGGTTCCGACGCCATCGGCGGTGTGATCAACTTCATCCTGCGCAACAACTACAACGGCGTGGAAGTGACCGGCTACGGCAGCGGCACCAAGGACGGCGGCGGCCGCAACACCAAAGCCTCGATCCTGGCCGGCTTCGGCGACTACGACGAAGACCGCTACAACTTCACCGTGTCGGCTGACGTTGGCAAGGAACAAGCGATCTACGGCAGCCAGCGCGGCTACGCCCGCGAATCGTGGAACAACAACGGCCTGCGTGACGCTTCGGCGACCCCAAGCGGCAACCTGAGCACCTTCAACCCGACCACCACGCCAAACGCCAACGGCGTGATCCCGAATTCGCTGGCCTCGCTGGGCTCCGGCCTGGGCAACCCGCTGAATGGCGGCGATTGCACCACCAACGGCAGCCAGTTCGACGCCAACACCGGTTCGTGCCGCTTCAACTCGGCCGGCGCCGTGCCGCTGTTCCCGGACGTGACCCGCGCCAACGTCTCGGCCAACTTCCGCTTCAAGCTGAACGAGCAGAATGAATTCTTCATCGAAGGCTTCCACTCGGAACAGAAAACCACTACCAACGAACAGTCGTCGCCGTACAGCGCCTCGTTCCTGTCGACCGACAACGCATTCGCCACCGCCAATGTGTACCCGGCCATCATTCTGTCGCCAAGCAGCCCGTACTATCCAGCATCCTACCTGGCCGCCAACTACCCAACGGTCAATGGCCAGCCGGTGACCGTCAGCTACCGCGCGTTTGACGGCGGCGGTCGTTCGCACGACGACCACGCCAAGATGAGCCATCTGGTGATGGGCTTCCGCGGCACCGTCAAGGGTTACGACTACGATGTGGCCTACACCCACAACTCCAGCAATGTCAGCGAAGACACCATCTCCGGCTACCAGTCGCAGCTGGCGCTGGTCAAACTGCTGAGCAACAACAACGCCTTCAACCCGTTCGCAGCGACCCAGTCGCCAGCGCTGGCCCAGCAGATCTACGCCACCAACTACGTTGGCAACATGATCAACTCGACCCTGAGCAATGACTCGCTGAACGCGCGCATCTCGGGCGACCTGTACCAGCTGCCGGCCGGTATGGCCAAGTTCGCAGTGGGCGCGTCGATGACCGACGAGAAGCTGGACCTGAACCCGTCGGCGGCGTACCAGTCGGGCGACATCTCGGGCTACGGCGGCCAGACGCTGCCGCTGTCGGCATCGCGTAACTCGTCGGCGATCTTCGCCGAGCTGAACGCACCGATCCTGAAAAACCTGGAAGCCGATCTGGCCGTGCGTACCGACCGCTATCCAAACGCGACCGCGACCAATCCGAAGGTCAGCTTCCGCTACCAGCCGCTGCAACAAGTGCTGGTGCGCGCTTCCTACGGCCGCGGCTTCCGCGAAGCGGCGCTGCCTGAGCTGAACAACCCGCAAACCCTGGGCACCAGCGCCAGCTTCACCGATCCGAAGACCAATACCTTCGGTCAGTTCAACGTGCTGGCCGGTGGCAATCCAAACCTGAAACCAGAGAAATCGGAACAGACTTCGGTCGGCTTCGTGATTGATCCGGTGCCAGGCGCTTCGATCGCCATCGACTACTGGAAAATCAACGTCAACAACCTGGTGACGTCGCTGACTCCTGAGTTCATCGTCGACCACGAAGATGTTCCTGCCTACGGCGCGCTGGTGCAGCGTGACTCGGCCGGCAACATCACCCAGATCACCAGCACCAACCTGAACGCTGGCGGCCTGAAAACCGCCGGTATCGATCTGGATGCCCGCTGGACCATCGCCAAGACTGCCAACTACGGCACCTTCGCCACCCGCCTGAACGGCACCTACGTCACCAAGTACGACATGACCCTGCCGGACGGTACCGTGCAGCAGAGCGTGGCGCGCACCGTTGATGAAACCGGCTCGCCGCTGAACGCGGTCGGCAACGGCGGCATCATCCTGCGCTGGAAGCATCAGCTGGCGTTTGACTGGAAATACCAGAACTGGGGCGTCAACCTGACCCAGAACTTCCAGTCGGGCTACCACGACGCAACCCGCGCGGATGAAGACCTGGAAAAATCGGTGACGCCAGTACGTGTTGGCGCGTTCTCGACCTGGGATTCGCAAGTGTCGTACACCGGCGTGAAAAACCTGACCGTACGTGTTGGCGTGAAGAACCTGTTCAACCGTCAGCCACCTGAGATCATCGGCCTGGGTAACTACTTCCAGGCTGGCTACGATCCAACCTACTACGATGCACACGGCGCCACTGGCTACGTGTCGGCTAGCTACAAGTTCTAA
- a CDS encoding putative quinol monooxygenase has product MSATNPITIVARWLPTEGAYEQVRAVIDELRPLSLAEPGCLGYEVFESAAQPRSFLLLEHYRDAQALEDHKQSSHYQALVVGRVLALLAERKVEVLQARS; this is encoded by the coding sequence ATGAGCGCAACCAACCCAATCACCATTGTGGCCCGCTGGCTGCCGACCGAAGGCGCGTATGAGCAGGTGCGGGCTGTCATAGACGAGCTTCGTCCACTATCGCTGGCGGAGCCGGGCTGTCTCGGCTACGAAGTGTTCGAAAGCGCCGCGCAGCCACGCAGCTTCCTGTTGCTGGAGCATTACCGCGATGCGCAGGCGCTGGAGGACCACAAACAGTCGTCGCATTACCAGGCGCTGGTGGTGGGCCGCGTGCTGGCTTTGCTGGCCGAGCGCAAGGTCGAGGTGCTGCAGGCGCGGAGCTAG